From a single Sparus aurata chromosome 13, fSpaAur1.1, whole genome shotgun sequence genomic region:
- the LOC115594111 gene encoding pecanex-like protein 1 isoform X3 has translation MGSQALQILRQGVWASLTGGWYVDPHQSTFSNCFHLYLWIFLLAFPFLLYMALPPSLVVAGVYSAVVAVFFTAIKVVNYRLHAMFDLGEIIEKKQASLTADAPKTEEGDEGSGAHDGNQHRDSHVGVEMTVFRKVNSTPPVRCSSQHSLFGLNQVSEFLPQLEDSGGTKDIKELMREQGSNNVIVTSAHREVLRQSSQDTIRGPSVVQSCIAAALGGDFPGLMGISGVSAGFGEPGDCLSIPPSPSSQEDGGEKEQLQEGEFPEQLSQQSPEDNGLGAYSPLGPSAESGSLGDTPLSPLIKSSLSEELSENLLGLGLDPVAFAPGTEHPGSRSGVALAAGSTDSCFSAGGATTDRETLSTVSSYRSEKTDSTQLESPSFSQPRPADGQASASAPAMGSSIPRPADDPPGQGGSDTDNLSDSVLLRSPSKEFSLSQGLDRTLVEGEDLPPVLCDIAQPPPLQNSSPSSSGHSEVCDLDRNVHVPPLPPPRQANSVPSGLALGLVCSEPALPISSTPFLLPDQPALQAQQVVRPKDLKLLRASGSSVGHRPGRRKAPRRRAGAGSSSFDCGSYRRHHNHRQHRDYIPVRNRLGAKAYSESLFEDSSDDDDGSDMSAGSSLGSQRRYSSDDDDDDDDSSSSTSCYSPDLANTGITSPLPTAAQLPTPREGDLPETAGPSHSRAAQRSSSTASAKTHARVLSMDGAGGGQSNTSAMPSTLLTMPSTSTPAPRTLTISKSDLEARTIHTDGFPGTHHHRLDSLGGSWTGNQMGWRAEELVEEGAVGGAMAPEDGGKHDSVSSVKRTQAIRRRHNAGSNPTPPPSTMGSPPSLQDLQRARTSSHSRTRTLPSALQFASSLLLPRSGIHEASTFDDTSEGAVHYFYDESGVKRSYTFGPAGGGYEDPVQERERQSQSSSFTSTEVQEGAPVLSMLQPRPVVLQGMQFDLDHESLQESQENTLMIEEKAKPKQYYRFWVLPGKWLRVRYDRLALLALLDRNRRVGENVFAVVLASLVAFLGFLLLLQGFFRDIWVFQFCLVIASCQYSLLKSVQPDAASPMHGHNWIIVYSRPVYFCLCCVMIWIFDLSGRSGSLQPVSLYGVTFFSAHFLLCVRDMLIVFALCFPVIFLFGLLPQVNTFVMCLLEQIDMHIFGGTATTSPLSSLFSLIRSMLVAALLYGFCLGAINAPWGDAHVPVLFSVFCGLLLALSYHLSRQSSDPTILWSLVRSKLFPELENRTPEEPPVEIKDPLPEKLRNSVKEILHSDLVMCPLMAVITFAISASTVFIALQPALSFVLYILAGVVGFITHYLLPQLRKQLPWFCLAHPVLRSREYSQFEVRDAAQLMWFEKLYAWLQCVEKYFIYPAVVLNSLTTEARTVGQNHKELDIYSRALFISVAGMKLLRSSFCAPSQQYVTLCFTTLFFHFDYPHFSETFLIDYYFMSILFSKMWDLLYKLRFVLTYIAPWQITWGSAFHAFAQPFAVPHSAVLFVQAIFSAIFSTPLNPVLGSAVFVTSYTRPVKFWERDYNTKRVDHSNTRLATQLDRNPGADDNNLNSIFYEHLTRSLQHSLCGDLLLGRWGNYTTGDCFILASDYLNALVHIIEIGNGLVTFQLRGLEFRGTYCQQREVEAITEGVEEDEGCCCCEPGHLPHMLSFNAAFGQRWLAWEVAATKYVLEGYSISDNNAASMLQVFDLRKILITYYVKSIIYYVSRSSKLEEWLINETIQEALRPCLGPNYVDSDPTFNLNIDEDYDHRASGITPSSFCLIYLDWIQYCNSRRQTPVTCERDSPLVNLCFGLCILGRRALGTASHSMSASLEPFLYGLHALFKGDFRITSPRDEWVFADMDLLNRVVAPGVRMSLKLHQDHFTSPDEYEDPMVLYDAITANEEKMLISHEGDPVWRSAILANMPSLLALRHIMDDGSDEYKIIMLNKRFLSFRVIKVNRECVRGLWAGQQQELVFLRNRNPERGSIQNAKQALRNMINSSCDQPIGYPIYVSPLTTSYAGGHNQLRSVWGGPVSPHNIYTWLISSWDRLQKGCGAGCNSGGNIEDSDCGGGSTSISTNPAVHTTQSTPASSLPQPHITTVQPSMGTDNPVGPNQNWPHHPQPLPLALLSQSEGRMEAGLLTSLQRTSSIQGLLGQQLSSSQLSFSGSVAPPPLPGPERFCPASLLENSGHRSGQRAGLGQGGGLHYESHFGKWSFSGRKGFNGPAAVEGEGTVQTIRTQPAPPAPLQEVSLTQDPLGVTQTLDPSLLSAGDPPTPREESTELPLLEHLR, from the exons ATGGGTTCCCAAGCTCTTCAGATACTGCGGCAGGGCGTGTGGGCTTCGCTCACAGGAGGCTGGTATGTGGACCCCCATCAGAGCACGTTTTCCAACTGCTTCCACCTCTACCTTTGGATATTTCTACTGGCCTTCCCCTTTCTGCTGTACATG GCTCTTCCTCCCAGCCTGGTGGTTGCGGGCGTGTACTCTGCTGTGGTGGCCGTCTTTTTCACAGCCATTAAGGTGGTTAACTACCGGCTTCATGCTATGTTCGACCTCGGGGAGATCATAGAGAAGAAGCAGGCCTCACTCACAGCTGATGCCCCAAAGACAGAGGAAGGAGATGAAGGGTCAGGTGCCCATGATGGAAATCAGCACAG GGATAGTCATGTCGGCGTAGAGATGACTGTGTTTCGGAAGGTCAACTCAACACCCCCAGTGCGCTGTAGCTCCCAGCACTCTCTGTTTGGATTGAACCAGGTGTCG GAGTTTCTGCCCCAGCTGGAGGATTCAGGGGGAACTAAGG ATATCAAAGAGCTAATGCGGGAACAAGGCAGCAATAATGTGATTGTTACATCAGCTCACCGTGAGGTGCTACGCCAGAGTTCCCAGGACACCATTA GGGGTCCTAGTGTGGTCCAGTCCTGCATTGCTGCTGCTCTGGGAGGGGATTTCCCTGGTCTTATGGGAATATCTGGAGTGTCAGCTGGATTTGGAGAACCTGGAGACTGCTTGTCTATTCCCCCTTCACCCTCCAGTCAAGAAGATGGAGGCGAGAAAGAACAGTTGCAGGAAGGAGAGTTCCCAGAACAACTGTCTCAACAGAGTCCTGAGGACAATGGGTTGGGGGCTTATTCTCCCCTCGGCCCCTCTGCTGAATCTGGGAGCCTGGGGGACACTCCCCTTAGCCCCCTTATAAAGAGCAGCTTAAGTGAGGAGCTGAGTGAAAATCTGCTGGGTTTAGGGCTTGACCCTGTGGCATTTGCACCTGGGACTGAGCACCCAGGCAGCCGCAGTGGGGTAGCACTAGCTGCCGGATCCACTGACAGCTGTTTCAGTGCAGGTGGAGCCACCACAGACCGTGAGACACTAAGCACTGTTAGCAGTTACCGCAGTGAAAAAACGGACTCTACTCAGCTGGAAAGTCCTTCATTCAGCCAGCCCCGGCCTGCAGATGGACAGGCTTCTGCTTCAGCACCAGCGATGGGCTCCAGTATCCCCAGGCCTGCAGACGATCCACCAGGGCAGGGTGGCAGTGATACGGACAACCTGTCAGACAGCGTGTTACTGCGCTCCCCTTCCAAAGAATTCTCCCTCAGCCAGGGGCTAGACAGGACACTTGTTGAAGGAGAAGATTTGCCCCCTGTACTCTGTGATATTGCACAGCCCCCTCCTCTCCAGAACTCTTCCCCTTCAAGCAGTGGCCACTCGGAGGTTTGTGATTTAGACAGAAACGTACATGTTCCTCCTCTACCCCCCCCTCGGCAGGCCAATTCAGTGCCCTCAGGGCTGGCCCTGGGTCTAGTGTGTTCAGAGCCTGCTTTGCCCATATCCTCTACGCCCTTTTTACTGCCTGACCAGCCTGCTCTGCAAGCCCAGCAGGTTGTGCGCCCTAAAGACTTAAAGCTGCTGCGGGCCAGCGGCAGTAGCGTGGGGCACAGGCCAGGCCGAAGGAAAGCTCCACGGAGGCGAGCTGGAGCAGGAAGCAGTAGTTTTGACTGTGGCTCTTACAGGCGTCACCACAATCATAGGCAACACAGAGATTACATCCCGGTGCGCAACCGACTGGGCGCCAAGGCTTACAGTGAAAGTTTGTTTGAGGATTCCAGTGACGATGATGATGGCAGCGACATGAGCGCTGGCTCCAGCCTGGGCTCTCAGCGGCGATACAGCTCAGACGAcgacgatgacgatgatgacTCGAGTTCCTCTACCTCCTGCTACTCCCCGGACCTCGCTAACACTGGCATTACATCCCCGCTCCCCACTGCTGCTCAACTGCCCACTCCAAGGGAAGGGGACTTACCTGAAACTGCTGGCCCCTCACATTCACGTGCTGCTCAGCGCTCTTCAAGCACAGCAAGTGCTAAGACTCATGCAAGAGTGTTAAGTATGGATGGGGCAGGTGGAGGCCAGAGCAACACGTCGGCTATGCCTTCTACTCTGCTTACAatgccctccacctccacccctgcACCTCGCACTCTCACCATCTCCAAGTCCGACCTGGAAGCTCGCACCATTCACACTGACGGCTTCCCTGGAACCCATCATCATCGGCTGGATTCTCTCGGAGGGTCTTGGACTGGAAACCAGATGGGATGGAGGGCAGAAGAGCTTGTTgaagagggagctgttggaggAG CCATGGCTCCAGAGGATGGAGGCAAACACGACTCAGTCAGCAGTGTTAAGAGGACCCAGGCCATCCGCAGGAGACATAATGCTGGGAGCAACCCTACACCGCCCCCATCCACCATGGGATCCCCTCCCAG CCTTCAGGACCTTCAGCGGGCTCGCACCTCCTCTCATTCACGGACCCGCACACTTCCCTCAGCCTTACAGTTTGCCTCCTCGCTCCTGCTACCCCGCAGTGGCATCCATGAGGCCTCCACCTTCGACGACACATCAGAGGGGGCGGTGCACTATTTCTATGACGAAAGCG GAGTGAAGCGGTCCTACACATTTGGACCTGCTGGAGGTGGTTATGAGGATCCAGTTCA ggagagggagagacagtcCCAGTCCTCAAGCTTCACCTCCACTGAGGTCCAGGAAGGGGCACCAGTGCTGTCCATGCTCCAGCCCAGACCAGTGGTTTTACAGGGCATGCAG TTTGATCTGGACCACGAGTCGCTACAAGAGTCCCAGGAAAACACTCTGATGATTGAGGAGAAAGCCAAACCCAAGCAGTACTATCGCTTTTGGGTGCTTCCTGGGAAGTGGCTGAGGGTTCGATATGATCGATTGGCTCTTCTGGCCCTATTGGACAG aAACCGCCGTGtgggagaaaatgtgtttgctgtggTGCTGGCCAGTCTGGTGGCCTTCTTGGGGTTCCTACTGCTGCTCCAGGGCTTTTTCAGGGACATCTGGGTCTTCCAGTTCTGCCTGGTCATTGCTAGCTGCCAGTACTCTTTACTGAAG AGTGTACAACCAGATGCAGCTTCTCCCATGCAC GGCCATAACTGGATCATTGTGTACAGTCGGCCAGTCTACTTCTGCCTGTGCTGTGTGATGATCTGGATCTTTGACCTATCTGGGCGCTCAGGCAGCCTGCAACCCGTCTCCCTGTATGGAGTCACCTTCTTCTCTGCACACTTTCTGCTCTGTGTCAGGGATATGCTCATTG TGTTTGCCTTGTGTTTCCCGGTCATTTTCCTGTTTGGGTTGCTACCTCAGGTCAATACTTTTGTGATGTGTCTGCTGGAGCAGATCGACATGCACATTTTTGGTGGAACTG CAACTACCAGCCCCCTCTCATCTCTGTTCAGCCTCATACGCAGCATGTTGGTAGCTGCTCTGTTGTATGGATTTTGCCTCGGTGCAATCAAT GCACCGTGGGGGGATGCCCATGTGCCAGTactgttctctgtgttctgtgGCCTGCTGCTGGCCCTATCCTACCACCTCAGTCGCCAAAGCAGTGATCCCACCATCCTGTG GTCACTGGTCCGGTCAAAGTTATTCCCAGAGTTGGAGAACCGAACACCAGAAGAACCCCCTGTGGAGATCAAAGACCCTCTTCCAGAGAAGCTGCGTAACTCTGTG AAAGAGATTCTTCATTCAGACCTCGTCATGTGTCCCCTCATGGCTGTAATCACCTTCGCCATCAGTGCCAGTACAGTTTTCATCGCCCTTCAA CCTGCTCTTAGCTTTGTCTTATACATCCTGGCCGGAGTTGTCGGCTTCATTACACACTATCTCCTGCCTCAGCTCCGCAAACAGCTGCCATGGTTCTGCTTGGCTCACCCCGTGCTCCGTTCAAGAGAGTACAGTCAGTTTGAGGTCcgag ATGCCGCTCAGTTGATGTGGTTCGAGAAGTTGTATGCATGGCTTCAGTGCGTGGAGAAATATTTCATCTACCCGGCCGTGGTGCTCAACTCCCTCACGACAGAAGCTCGAACTGTGGGCCAGAACCATAAAGAGCTGGATATCTA CAGCCGAGCCCTCTTCATCTCAGTAGCCGGCATGAAGTTGCTGCGTTCGTCCTTCTGCGCCCCGTCGCAGCAGTACGTCACACTGTGCTTCACTACGCTCTTTTTCCACTTTGACTATCCACACTTCTCAGAGACCTTCCTGATTGACTACTACTTCATGTCCATTCTCTTCAGCAAG ATGTGGGACCTGCTGTACAAGCTGCGCTTTGTGTTGACATACATCGCCCCCTGGCAGATTACCTGGGGCTCAGCCTTCCACGCATTCGCTCAACCCTTTGCTGTGCCCC ACTCTGCTGTGCTTTTCGTCCAGGCCATCTTTTCTGCCATTTTCTCCACCCCTCTGAATCCTGTCCTAGGCAGTGCTGTGTTTGTCACCTCGTACACCAGACCTGTAAAATTCTGGGAGCGAGACTACAA CACCAAGCGTGTCGATCATTCCAACACCAGACTTGCCACTCAGTTAGACCGCAACCCAG GCGCTGATGACAACAATCTAAACTCGATCTTCTATGAGCACCTGACGCGCTCACTGCAGCACAGCCTGTGTGGAGACCTGCTGCTCGGCCGTTGGGGCAACTACACCACAGGCGACTGCTTCATCCTCGCCTCGGACTACCTCAACGCCCTGGTGCACATCATTGAAATCGGCAACGGCCTGGTCACCTTCCAGCTGAGGGGTCTCGAGTTCAGAG GTACCTACTGTcagcagagagaggtggaggccatcacagaaggggtggaggaggacgaaggctgctgctgctgcgagcCTGGTCACCTCCCCCACATGCTGTCATTTAACGCTGCCTTTGGACAGCGCTGGCTGGCCTGGGAGGTGGCTGCCACCAAGTATGTGCTAGAAGGCTACAGCATCAGTGACAACAATGCAGCCTCCATGTTGCAAGTGTTCGATCTCCGCAAGATCCTCATCACGTATTATGTGAAG AGCATCATCTACTATGTAAGTAGATCCTCAAAGCTGGAGGAGTGGCTGATAAATGAGACCATTCAGGAGGCTCTGCGGCCTTGTCTCGGGCCAAACTACGTAGACAGCGATCCTACTTTCAACCTGAACATCGACGAGGACTACGACCACAGGGCCTCTGGCAtcaccccctcctctttctgcTTGATTTACCTGGACTGGATTCAGTACTGTAACAGCAGGCGTCAAACG CCTGTGACCTGTGAAAGAGATTCTCCTCTTGTCAACCTCTGTTTCGGGTTGTGCATCCTGGGAAGAAGAGCTCTGGGCACAGCCTCCCACAGCATGTCTGCAAG CTTGGAACCGTTTCTTTATGGCCTGCATGCACTCTTCAAGGGAGACTTTCGTATCACATCCCCCAGGGATGAATGGGTGTTTGCAGATATGGACCTGCTGAATCGTGTAGTGGCCCCAGGAGTGCGGATGTCACTGAAATTACATCAG GACCATTTTACATCTCCAGATGAGTACGAGGATCCTATGGTTCTATATGACGCCATCACTGCCAACGAGGAGAAGATGCTGATATCTCACGAGGGCGACCCTGTGTGGCGCAGCGCCATTCTAGCAAACATGCCTTCGCTGCTGGCACTGCGCCACATCATGGATGACGGCAGCGACGAATACAAGATCATCATGCTTAACAAGAGGTTCCTCAGCTTCAGAGTCATCAAG GTGAACAGAGAGTGTGTGCGCGGGCTGTGGGCGGGGcaacagcaggagctggttttCCTGCGGAATCGTAACCCAGAGCGCGGCAGCATTCAAAATGCCAAACAGGCCCTGAGGAATATGATTAACTCATCATGCGACCAGCCCATTGGCTACCCCATCTACGTGTCGCCCCTTACCACCTCTTACGCTGGGGGCCACAACCAGCTCCGGTCTGTGTGGGGAGGACCTGTCAGCCCACACAACATTTACACCTGGCTCATCAGCAGCTGGGACAG gttaCAGAAGGGCTGTGGCGCTGGCTGTAACAGTGGAGGGAACATTGAGGACTCGGACTGCGGAGGTggctccacctccatctccaccaACCCAGCTGTTCACACCACCCAGAGTACACCGGCTTCCAGCCTTCCCCAGCCACACATTACCACTGTCCAGCCCTCCATGG GTACAGACAACCCTGTCGGTCCAAACCAGAATTGGCCTCACCACCCCCAACCTCTCCCATTGGCCctgctcagccaatcagagggcaGGATGGAGGCAGGACTTCTCACGTCCCTCCAGCGTACATCCTCTATCCAGGGGCTCCTGGGCCAGCAGCTGTCCAGCTCCCAGCTCTCCTTCAGCGGCTCtgtggctcctcctcctcttccaggaCCAGAGCGCTTCTGCCCGGCGAGCCTCCTGGAGAACTCGGGCCACAGATCGGGCCAGCGGGCTGGCCTCGGTCAGGGCGGCGGACTACACTATGAGAGCCACTTTGGCAAGTGgagtttttcgggcagaaaggGCTTTAACGGACCAGCTGCAGTGGAAGGCGAGGGTACAGTACAGACCATACGCACACAG cctgctcctcctgcaccCCTACAAGAGGTCAGTCTGACACAAGATCCTCTAGGAGTTACTCAGACGTTGGATCCGAGCCTGCTAAGCGCAGGggacccccccaccccccgagAGGAATCCACAGAGCTGCCTTTACTTGAGCACCTGCGCTGA